Proteins from one Ipomoea triloba cultivar NCNSP0323 chromosome 1, ASM357664v1 genomic window:
- the LOC116022023 gene encoding E3 ubiquitin-protein ligase WAV3, with product MGTGWRRAFCTTIPRDREPKFVDKHLYQDHEHPQSSPSPSPRSCAKLGFLSSGNNNNTKSGSSSASNTPRLRCRTAAAAASNENSDNLVSPNLHCKTTTPKSNSSKTPRTHRLASNPASPRSPFSILKNTLRLSRNSCGVCMQSVKTGQGMAIYTAECSHSFHFPCIVSHSRKQSSLACPVCNHAWKDVPLLSVHKLRQQEETSLGHKHEQVVDEKKIIEETETKLRHVNIKHESSLYVKQYGTDSKMYNDDEPLLSPTAGAGKFIAIPEVNEMEAECEEEEVEEFQGFFVNPISSDKAFANHKESRNVEVSLLPEAAIVSMGRTHETYAVVLKVKAPPPPPLGHSSSSSGHFSDPARRAPIDLVTVLDVSGSMSGAKLQMLKRAMRLVISSLGSADRLSIVAFSAAPKRLLPLRRMTAQGQKSARRIIDRLVCSQGTCVGEALRKAAKVLEDRRERNPVGSIMLLSDGQDDRVQPSSDPNGRRETSHESSTRFSHIEIPVHSSGFGKKAGYSHAPDEDAFSKCVGGLLSVVVQDLRIQLDFASGSDPAEVAAVYSYNGRPTVLNPGSIRLGDLYAEEERELLVEVRVPSMAVGSHHVLSFRCCYKDPATQEVVNGREHALLVPRPQAVRSSSPRIERLRNLFITTRAIAESRRLIEHNELTSAMHLLSSARELLIQSGSCYVDEYVRGLEAELTEVQLRKQYQQQMEQQKVIQRQRSFERETGVFLDENGEPLTPTSAWRAAEKLAKVAMMKKSMSRVSDLHGFENARF from the exons ATGGGCACTGGTTGGAGAAGGGCTTTCTGCACTACTATCCCACGAGATAGAGAACCCAAATTCGTTGATAAACATCTTTATCAAGATCATGAACACCCACAATCCAGCCCTAGTCCCAGTCCAAGAAGCTGTGCAAAACTGGGTTTTTTGAGcagtggtaataataataacactaaAAGTGGTAGCAGCAGCGCTTCTAATACGCCTCGTCTGCGTTGCAGAACCGCCGCGGCGGCGGCTTCGAATGAAAACAGTGATAATCTCGTCAGCCCAAACCTCCATTGCAAAACCACTACCCCGAAATCTAATTCTTCCAAGACTCCCAGAACTCATCGCCTTGCTTCTAACCCTGCCTCGCCCAGATCCCCCTTTTCAATCCTCAAGAACACCCTCCGTCTTTCCAGG AATAGCTGCGGGGTTTGTATGCAGAGTGTGAAGACTGGGCAGGGGATGGCGATTTACACGGCGGAATGTTCCCATTCTTTCCATTTCCCCTGCATAGTTTCGCACTCAAGAAAACAGAGCTCTCTGGCCTGTCCGGTCTGCAATCACGCCTGGAAAGATGTCCCGTTGCTCTCCGTTCACAAGCTCCGGCAACAGGAAGAAACGAGTCTCGGGCATAAACACGAACAGGTGGTGGACGAGAAGAAAATTATTGAAGAGACGGAAACCAAACTCCGCCACGTCAACATCAAGCACGAATCTTCGTTGTATGTTAAACAATACGGGACTGATTCGAAAATGTATAATGACGATGAGCCGTTGCTGTCGCCGACGGCCGGCGCTGGGAAGTTTATCGCGATACCGGAGGTGAATGAAATGGAGGCGGAGTGCGAGGAAGAAGAAGTGGAAGAGTTTCAAGGGTTTTTTGTGAATCCGATTTCGAGCGATAAAGCTTTTGCGAATCATAAGGAGAGTAGAAACGTGGAGGTGAGCTTATTGCCGGAAGCCGCTATAGTGTCTATGGGGAGAACGCACGAGACGTACGCCGTCGTTTTGAAGGTGAAAGCGCCGCCTCCGCCGCCGTTGGGGCATAGTAGTAGCAGTTCCGGTCATTTCTCGGACCCGGCGCGCCGCGCGCCGATAGATTTGGTGACTGTGCTGGACGTGAGCGGGAGCATGAGCGGCGCGAAGCTGCAGATGTTGAAACGAGCCATGCGTTTGGTCATTTCCTCTCTCGGATCGGCTGATCGGCTCTCCATCGTGGCTTTCTCCGCCGCGCCGAAGAGATTGTTGCCTTTGAGGAGAATGACGGCTCAGGGACAGAAATCGGCGCGGCGGATCATCGACCGGCTTGTGTGTAGCCAGGGAACTTGCGTGGGCGAGGCTTTGAGGAAAGCCGCTAAGGTTCTTGAGGACCGGCGCGAGAGAAATCCGGTTGGAAGCATCATGCTGTTATCGGACGGTCAGGATGATAGAGTTCAACCAAGCAGCGATCCTAATGGACGGCGAGAAACCAGCCACGAGTCATCCACCCGGTTCTCCCATATCGAAATTCCGGTTCACTCATCCGGTTTCGGGAAGAAGGCCGGCTACAGCCACGCGCCGGATGAGGACGCGTTCTCAAAATGTGTAGGTGGATTGTTAAGCGTGGTGGTACAAGATCTGAGAATTCAGCTCGATTTTGCTTCCGGCTCCGATCCGGCTGAGGTGGCAGCCGTGTATTCGTATAACGGGCGGCCGACTGTTCTCAACCCCGGCTCAATCCGGCTGGGCGATCTATACGCCGAGGAGGAAAGGGAATTACTCGTGGAAGTTAGGGTTCCGTCTATGGCCGTTGGGTCCCACCACGTGTTGTCGTTTAGATGCTGTTACAAAGACCCCGCCACGCAGGAGGTAGTGAATGGCAGAGAGCATGCACTGTTGGTGCCAAGGCCACAAGCCGTTCGATCATCTTCACCTAGGATCGAACGGCTGAGAAATCTTTTCATTACCACCCGAGCAATCGCCGAGTCGCGGCGATTAATTGAGCACAACGAGTTGACTAGCGCCATGCATCTCTTGTCATCGGCGCGGGAGCTGCTCATCCAATCCGGCTCGTGTTACGTGGACGAGTACGTCAGAGGCTTGGAAGCGGAGTTAACGGAAGTGCAATTAAGGAAGCAATATCAACAGCAGATGGAGCAGCAGAAGGTAATCCAACGGCAGAGATCGTTCGAGAGAGAAACGGGCGTTTTCTTGGATGAAAACGGGgagccactcacgccaacctCGGCTTGGAGAGCGGCTGAGAAACTGGCTAAGGTAGCCAtgatgaagaagtcgatgagtAGAGTCAGCGACTTACACGGATTTGAAAATGCtagattttaa
- the LOC116022201 gene encoding glutamyl-tRNA reductase 1, chloroplastic-like: MAMSSAFAGAKLESLPPCNASAAASPSLPGVFCKPARTTRAATNRRVLFNSPIKCEGSPSDVVVQTRSNAASASSLSALEQLKTSAVDRYTKERSSIVVLGLSVHTAPVEMREKLAIPEAEWARAIGELCNLNHIEEAAVLSTCNRMEIYVLALSQHRGVKEVTEWMSKTSGVPVSEICKHLFLLYNNDATQHLFEVSAGLDSLVLGEGQILAQVKQVVKVGQGVTGFGRNISGLFKHAISVGKRVRTETNIAAGAVSVSSAAVELALMKLPESSHASARMLVIGAGKMGKLVIKHLAAKGCTKMVVVNRSEDRVAAIQEEMKDVEIIYKPFAEMLNCAAEADVVFTSTASETLLFRKDHVMGLPPVGPDVGGLRLFVDISVPRNVGACVDELETAKVYNVDDLKEVVAANKEDRLRKAMEAQAIIAEESKQFEAWRDSLETVPTIKKLRAYAERIRVAELEKCLSKMGDDVTKKTRKAVDDLSKGIVNKLLHGPMQHLRCDGSDSRTLSETLENMHALNRMFNLETEISVLEQKIRAKVEQTQK; this comes from the exons ATGGCCATGTCGAGCGCATTTGCTGGGGCTAAGCTCGAGTCTTTGCCGCCCTGCAATGCCTCGGCCGCCGCCTCTCCTTCGCTTCCAGGGGTGTTCTGCAAGCCAGCTCGAACTACTCGAGCTGCTACAAATCGTAGGGTTTTGTTCAATTCTCCCATCAAGTGTGAGGGATCGCCGTCCGATGTTGTGGTTCAGACTCGGAGCAATGCGGCTTCCGCTTCCAGCCTCTCTGCTCTCGAACAGCTCAAGACTTCTGCTGTTGACA GATATACCAAGGAAAGGAGCAGTATTGTGGTCCTTGGACTTAGCGTACACACTGCACCAGTTGAAATGCGTGAAAAACTAGCCATTCCGGAAGCAGAGTGGGCGAGAGCCATTGGGGAACTCTGCAATTTGAATCATATTGAAGAAGCAGCAGTTCTTAGTACTTGTAACAGGATGGAGATATATGTTTTAGCTCTATCTCAACATCGTGGTGTTAAAGAAGTGACTGAATGGATGTCAAAG ACTAGTGGAGTCCCTGTTTCAGAGATTTGCAAGCACCTATTTTTGTTGTATAACAACGATGCTACACAGCACCTCTTTGAGGTATCAGCGGGGCTAGACTCCTTGGTGTTGGGAGAAGGTCAAATCCTCGCACAGGTCAAGCAAGTGGTCAAGGTTGGTCAAGGTGTGACAGGCTTTGGAAGGAACATCAGTGGACTGTTCAAGCATGCAATCTCTGTAGGGAAGAGAGTTAGAACTGAAACAAACATTGCAGCAGGGGCTGTTTCTGTAAGTTCAGCTGCCGTGGAGTTGGCCCTAATGAAGCTTCCTGAATCTTCTCATGCCAGTGCTAGGATGTTGGTGATTGGAGCAGGCAAGATGGGGAAGCTTGTGATCAAGCACTTGGCTGCCAAGGGCTGTACTAAGATGGTGGTTGTTAACAGAAGTGAGGATAGAGTTGCTGCAATCCAGGAGGAGATGAAGGATGTTGAGATAATCTACAAACCCTTCGCCGAAATGCTCAACTGTGCTGCTGAGGCAGATGTAGTCTTTACTAGCACTGCATCAGAGACCCTTTTGTTTCGGAAAGATCATGTGATGGGCCTCCCCCCTGTAGGCCCTGATGTCGGAGGTTTAAGGCTTTTTGTTGACATCTCTGTCCCTAGGAACGTGGGTGCTTGCGTGGATGAGCTTGAGACAGCAAAAGTGTACAATGTGGATGATCTTAAGGAAGTTGTGGCGGCCAATAAGGAGGATAGGCTACGAAAAGCAATGGAAGCTCAAGCAATCATTGCTGAGGAGTCAAAACAGTTTGAAGCTTGGAGGGACTCACTGGAAACTGTCCCCACCATCAAGAAATTGAGGGCTTATGCTGAAAGAATAAGAGTTGCTGAGCTTGAGAAATGTTTGTCAAAAATGGGTGATGATGTTACAAAGAAGACGAGGAAAGCTGTTGATGATCTCAGCAAGGGTATAGTAAACAAGCTCCTTCATGGTCCCATGCAGCACTTGAGGTGTGATGGAAGCGACAGCCGGACTTTGAGTGAGACCCTCGAGAACATGCATGCCCTAAACAGGATGTTCAACCTCGAGACCGAGATTTCTGTTTTGGAACAGAAGATTAGAGCTAAGGTGGAACAAACACAGAAATGA